The Hymenobacter baengnokdamensis genome includes a region encoding these proteins:
- a CDS encoding porin family protein — MKNFALAVMLLLLASQAHAQFGVKAGVNESVLTGRAGEDASYKTYFHAGVFYEYKIFGPISIQPEVLYSMQGAAMKGTSAATNTDYTTQLQYITVPILIKATFGPVFVEVGPQFGRLLYANEDGRVQTRSSSGTVLFGEVNQKSTDNYKPSDYSLCAGVGLKLAPSARVGVRFVAGLNDINNIQFLQGVTDLRQQNQVFQLYAAFQLPKL, encoded by the coding sequence ATGAAAAATTTTGCACTGGCGGTTATGCTACTGCTGCTGGCCTCACAGGCCCATGCCCAATTTGGCGTAAAAGCGGGCGTTAATGAATCTGTCCTCACCGGTCGCGCCGGGGAAGACGCTTCGTACAAAACTTATTTTCACGCGGGCGTTTTTTATGAGTATAAAATATTCGGGCCAATTTCGATACAGCCCGAGGTGCTGTACTCCATGCAAGGCGCAGCGATGAAGGGCACGTCGGCTGCGACAAATACGGACTACACTACCCAGCTTCAATACATCACCGTGCCCATCTTGATTAAGGCTACCTTCGGGCCAGTGTTCGTAGAGGTTGGCCCGCAATTTGGCCGGCTACTATATGCCAACGAAGATGGCCGCGTGCAAACGCGTAGCTCGAGCGGCACCGTACTGTTTGGCGAAGTAAACCAGAAATCGACCGACAACTACAAGCCCTCCGACTATTCGCTTTGTGCCGGAGTTGGCCTCAAACTCGCGCCTTCGGCCCGGGTAGGCGTGCGCTTCGTAGCCGGCCTCAACGATATCAACAATATCCAGTTTTTGCAGGGTGTAACCGATTTGCGCCAGCAAAACCAGGTGTTTCAGCTCTACGCCGCTTTCCAGCTGCCTAAGCTGTAA
- the prmC gene encoding peptide chain release factor N(5)-glutamine methyltransferase yields the protein MTTTQQLTTSLAAALRAIYPEPEAQALAALVAEHLLGYSPLQRRMQAAAPVPAAVLAQLPALQARLLAHEPVQYVLGTAHFAGLELAVTPATLIPRPETEELVQLIARAHAGRPGLRLLDVGTGSGCLAIALARALPGAQVLAVDISADALAVAGQNAARYAPGVEFEQLDILHASPAALAPGSLDVLVSNPPYVCESERALMRENVLAWEPATALFVPDRDPLVFYRRLAGLAAVLVRPGSSIWLEINERLGPETAALFSAATFEQVAVLADFLGRPRFVRAVRR from the coding sequence ATGACAACGACCCAGCAGCTTACCACTAGCCTTGCCGCCGCCTTACGGGCCATTTATCCCGAGCCGGAGGCCCAGGCGCTGGCGGCGCTGGTGGCTGAGCACCTGCTGGGCTATTCGCCCTTGCAGCGCCGCATGCAGGCTGCCGCACCCGTGCCGGCCGCGGTGCTGGCGCAGCTGCCGGCGCTGCAGGCGCGGCTGCTGGCCCACGAGCCGGTGCAATATGTGCTGGGTACGGCGCACTTCGCGGGCCTGGAGCTGGCCGTGACGCCCGCCACGCTTATTCCGCGCCCCGAAACCGAGGAGCTGGTGCAGCTGATAGCCCGTGCCCACGCCGGGCGGCCGGGCTTGCGCCTGCTCGATGTGGGCACCGGCAGCGGCTGCCTGGCCATTGCGCTGGCCCGTGCGCTGCCCGGAGCCCAGGTGCTGGCCGTGGATATTTCGGCCGATGCCCTGGCGGTGGCCGGGCAGAATGCCGCCCGCTACGCCCCCGGTGTAGAGTTCGAGCAGCTTGATATTCTGCACGCTAGCCCGGCTGCACTGGCCCCCGGCAGCCTCGATGTGCTGGTGAGCAACCCCCCCTACGTATGCGAGAGCGAGCGGGCGCTGATGCGCGAAAATGTGCTGGCCTGGGAGCCGGCCACGGCCTTGTTTGTGCCCGACCGCGACCCGCTGGTTTTTTACCGTCGGCTGGCCGGGCTGGCCGCAGTACTGGTGCGGCCGGGCAGTAGTATCTGGCTGGAAATCAACGAGCGCCTGGGGCCGGAAACCGCCGCGCTTTTTTCGGCGGCGACCTTTGAGCAGGTGGCCGTGCTGGCCGACTTTCTGGGCCGGCCGCGCTTTGTGCGGGCCGTGCGGCGCTAG
- a CDS encoding DUF4159 domain-containing protein: protein MPAPFTFVRLSYHSGDWDAVDERMPANLLHSLVQYTTVPVEPKEKVVALDSPDLFNYPFCYLSGHRLVQFSAQEKKNFTQYVRNGGFVFVDDCNHDIDGLFARSFEEQMRVCFGPNALQKIPKTHPLYSQFFTFKDGPPNTGFELNGWGDDLVHDYLKAVEIKGRIGVLYSNKDYGCEWDYDFRNKRFLAEDNTRFGVNILLYALS, encoded by the coding sequence ATGCCTGCCCCGTTTACGTTTGTGCGCCTCAGCTACCACTCCGGCGACTGGGATGCCGTGGATGAGCGCATGCCCGCCAACCTGCTGCACTCGCTGGTGCAATACACCACGGTGCCGGTCGAGCCCAAGGAAAAAGTGGTGGCCCTCGACAGCCCCGACTTGTTCAACTACCCGTTCTGCTACCTTTCGGGCCACCGGCTGGTGCAGTTTTCGGCCCAGGAGAAAAAGAACTTCACGCAGTACGTGCGCAACGGCGGCTTCGTGTTTGTCGACGACTGCAACCACGATATCGACGGGCTGTTTGCGCGCTCGTTTGAGGAGCAGATGCGGGTGTGCTTCGGCCCCAACGCCCTGCAGAAAATCCCGAAGACGCATCCGCTATATAGCCAATTCTTTACGTTTAAAGACGGCCCGCCCAACACCGGCTTCGAGCTCAATGGCTGGGGCGACGACCTGGTGCACGACTACCTCAAGGCCGTGGAGATTAAGGGCCGCATCGGCGTGCTGTATTCCAATAAGGACTACGGCTGCGAGTGGGACTACGACTTTCGCAACAAGCGCTTTCTGGCCGAAGACAACACCAGGTTTGGCGTTAATATTTTGCTCTATGCGCTCTCGTAG
- a CDS encoding BatA domain-containing protein yields MPLAIHLWNRRPGREVAVGSLRWLAAGANRRLRNLRLEQVWLLLLRAALLAGLALVLAGPRWRQPQPPGRGQVLVSPELAGHGTLAAVRPTIDSLRRRGYTLRWLAAGLPVITAAEWRADSLGQGKRVDSEYSINTMYWARLRQAADAFPGQPLYALTPTALPGFGGPHPALPATLSWQTIPTRLETTWLQAAAATADSLRLLLGHSDETQTTFRVVRVARPQPGALLTVTGLPALRYEVSGSNSLLRPQPGARDSTRQPAVPVRTAPVRAWLYTTAGYGEEARYLRAALRAASVGLPAPLALTVSPGLPDTAQAPDWLFWLSDSQVPAAWRRQVPRGLHLWQEAAGPGTADTAALTTTDPGAAIRIGRRGRQPVEAHSLSRWADGQGRAVLAASPQGRGCFYQLATRLGPGWSTLSESPALPALLLEVLAAEPQLGVDSALTAHDQRRLDPAQLPARPARLATGAAQPVAAYRFTDLRPWLIGLVILLFGLERWLAQRRPNATLPA; encoded by the coding sequence GTGCCGCTGGCCATCCACCTCTGGAACCGCCGGCCGGGCCGCGAGGTGGCGGTGGGCAGCCTGCGCTGGCTGGCCGCCGGCGCCAACCGCCGCCTGCGCAACCTGCGCCTGGAGCAGGTGTGGCTGTTGTTGCTGCGGGCTGCGCTGCTGGCCGGGCTGGCGCTGGTGCTGGCAGGCCCCAGGTGGCGGCAGCCGCAGCCGCCCGGCCGCGGCCAGGTGTTGGTGAGCCCCGAGCTGGCGGGCCACGGCACCCTGGCAGCCGTGCGCCCCACTATCGATTCGCTGCGGCGGCGCGGCTATACGCTGCGCTGGCTGGCCGCCGGGCTGCCCGTAATCACGGCCGCCGAGTGGCGCGCCGACTCGCTGGGACAGGGCAAACGAGTCGATTCCGAATATTCAATAAATACTATGTACTGGGCGCGCCTGCGCCAGGCGGCCGACGCATTTCCGGGCCAGCCGCTTTATGCCCTCACGCCCACGGCGCTGCCTGGCTTTGGGGGCCCGCACCCGGCCCTGCCCGCTACCCTTAGCTGGCAAACTATCCCGACCCGGCTGGAAACTACCTGGCTGCAAGCCGCGGCGGCCACTGCCGACAGCCTGCGCCTGCTGCTGGGCCACAGCGACGAAACCCAAACGACATTCCGGGTAGTGCGCGTAGCGCGGCCCCAGCCGGGTGCTTTACTGACGGTGACAGGCTTGCCGGCCCTGCGCTACGAGGTGAGCGGGAGCAACAGCTTGCTGCGCCCGCAGCCTGGTGCCCGCGATTCGACCCGCCAGCCGGCCGTGCCGGTGCGCACCGCCCCGGTGCGGGCTTGGCTGTACACTACGGCCGGCTACGGCGAAGAGGCCCGTTATCTGCGGGCGGCTCTGCGGGCCGCCTCGGTGGGCCTGCCGGCCCCGCTCGCCCTCACGGTCAGCCCCGGCTTACCAGATACCGCCCAGGCGCCCGACTGGCTTTTCTGGCTGAGCGATAGCCAGGTGCCGGCAGCCTGGCGCCGCCAGGTGCCGCGGGGCCTGCACCTGTGGCAGGAAGCAGCAGGGCCAGGCACGGCAGATACGGCCGCGCTGACTACCACCGACCCTGGCGCAGCCATTCGCATTGGGCGCCGCGGCCGGCAGCCAGTGGAGGCCCACAGCCTGAGCCGCTGGGCCGATGGCCAGGGCCGGGCCGTGCTGGCGGCCAGCCCCCAGGGGCGGGGCTGTTTTTACCAGTTAGCTACCCGGCTTGGCCCCGGTTGGAGTACGCTATCGGAAAGCCCGGCGCTGCCGGCACTCCTGCTGGAGGTGCTGGCGGCCGAGCCGCAGCTGGGCGTCGATTCGGCGCTCACGGCCCACGACCAGCGCCGGCTCGACCCGGCCCAGCTGCCCGCCCGCCCGGCCCGGCTGGCCACGGGCGCCGCGCAGCCGGTAGCTGCTTATCGCTTCACCGACCTTCGCCCCTGGCTTATTGGGTTAGTAATCCTGCTTTTTGGCTTGGAGCGCTGGCTGGCGCAACGGCGGCCTAACGCTACTTTACCAGCCTAA
- the proS gene encoding proline--tRNA ligase — protein MSKKLPTRQEDYSAWYNELVKRAGLAENSAVRGCMVIKPYGYAIWEKMQRQLDDMFKRTGHDNAYFPLFVPKSLFEAEEKNAEGFAKECAVVTHYRLQTDPDRPGKLRVDPNAKLEEELIVRPTSEAIIWSTYKNWIQSYRDLPLLINQWANVVRWEMRTRLFLRTAEFLWQEGHTAHATATEAVAETRQMLDVYAEFAEEHMALPVVKGVKTPNERFAGAEDTYCIEALMQDGKALQAGTSHFLGQNFAKAFDVQFANKEGVREHVWGTSWGVSTRLMGALVMAHSDDEGLVLPPKLAPIQVVIIPIYKTGELDALLERIQPIQQGLAQRGISVKVDSRDTERPGFKFAEWEMKGVPVRLAIGARDLDAGTVEAARRDTKEKLQLPLADVVDSVDRLLNDIQLNIYSKAQQYRVRHTTRVETYDEFKAVLDGEGGFVVAHYDGTSETEERIKEETKATVRCLPLNEPDEEGVCIVTGRPSPRRAWFARAY, from the coding sequence ATGAGTAAAAAGTTGCCTACCCGCCAGGAAGATTATTCGGCCTGGTACAACGAGCTGGTGAAGCGCGCCGGCCTGGCCGAAAATTCCGCCGTGCGCGGCTGCATGGTCATTAAGCCCTATGGCTACGCCATTTGGGAGAAGATGCAGCGCCAGCTCGACGACATGTTTAAGCGCACCGGGCACGATAACGCCTACTTCCCGCTGTTCGTACCCAAGAGCTTATTCGAGGCCGAAGAAAAAAATGCGGAAGGCTTCGCCAAGGAGTGCGCCGTGGTAACGCACTACCGCCTCCAGACCGACCCCGACCGCCCCGGCAAGCTGCGCGTCGACCCCAACGCCAAGCTCGAAGAAGAGCTGATTGTGCGCCCCACTTCGGAGGCCATTATCTGGAGCACGTATAAAAACTGGATTCAGAGCTACCGCGACCTGCCGCTGCTCATCAACCAGTGGGCCAACGTGGTGCGCTGGGAGATGCGCACGCGCCTGTTTCTGCGCACCGCCGAGTTTTTGTGGCAGGAGGGCCACACCGCCCACGCCACCGCCACCGAGGCCGTGGCCGAAACCCGCCAGATGCTCGATGTGTACGCCGAGTTTGCCGAGGAGCATATGGCCCTGCCCGTGGTGAAGGGCGTAAAAACGCCCAACGAGCGCTTTGCCGGCGCCGAAGACACCTATTGCATCGAGGCGCTGATGCAGGATGGCAAGGCGCTGCAGGCCGGCACCAGCCACTTTCTGGGCCAGAACTTCGCCAAAGCCTTCGACGTGCAGTTTGCCAACAAGGAGGGCGTGCGTGAGCACGTGTGGGGCACCAGCTGGGGGGTAAGCACCCGCCTGATGGGCGCGCTCGTGATGGCCCACTCCGACGACGAGGGCCTGGTGCTGCCACCCAAACTGGCCCCGATTCAGGTGGTCATTATTCCAATTTATAAGACCGGCGAGTTGGATGCGCTGCTCGAGCGCATCCAGCCCATTCAGCAGGGGCTGGCCCAGCGCGGTATCTCGGTGAAAGTAGACAGCCGCGACACCGAGCGCCCCGGCTTCAAGTTTGCCGAGTGGGAGATGAAGGGCGTACCCGTGCGCCTGGCCATCGGCGCGCGCGACCTCGACGCCGGCACCGTAGAAGCCGCCCGCCGCGACACGAAAGAAAAGCTCCAGCTGCCTTTGGCCGACGTAGTGGACAGTGTGGACCGCCTGCTGAATGATATTCAGCTTAATATATATTCTAAGGCGCAGCAGTACCGGGTTCGGCACACCACCCGCGTCGAAACCTACGACGAGTTTAAGGCCGTGCTCGATGGCGAGGGTGGCTTTGTAGTAGCGCACTACGACGGCACGTCCGAAACTGAGGAGCGCATTAAGGAGGAAACCAAGGCCACCGTGCGTTGCCTGCCCCTCAACGAGCCCGACGAGGAAGGCGTCTGCATCGTGACGGGCCGGCCCAGCCCGCGCCGGGCCTGGTTTGCCCGGGCGTATTAG
- the ribD gene encoding bifunctional diaminohydroxyphosphoribosylaminopyrimidine deaminase/5-amino-6-(5-phosphoribosylamino)uracil reductase RibD — MPVPDDSLFMRRALDLAALGLGYTRPNPMVGCVVVGPDTTILGEGFHQQYGGPHAEVNALASVADQALLRQSRVFVTLEPCAHHGKTPPCADLLIAKGVPEVIVCNDDPNPLVAGRGLDKLRAAGVRVSTGLLAEAGRQLNRRFFTFQEKKRPYLVLKWAESADGFLAGPHFQQVQLSGPQAQLLTHKWRTDEAAILVGTRTALHDNPHLSAREWPGPQPTRIVLDKNLALPPTHHVLDGSQPTLIYTHRTRSGTPNLDYVTLPFAAAGEAPSPDLLPAVLADLHARAIQSVLVEGGPTVLTALLNSNVWDEIRIFRSPKRLERGVAAPRMGLRGWHSREKVGPDDLFIYVNN, encoded by the coding sequence ATGCCTGTGCCCGATGACTCGCTTTTTATGCGCCGCGCCCTCGACCTGGCGGCGCTTGGCCTCGGCTACACGCGCCCCAACCCGATGGTGGGCTGCGTAGTAGTAGGCCCGGATACTACTATTCTGGGCGAAGGCTTTCACCAGCAGTACGGCGGCCCCCATGCCGAGGTAAATGCGCTGGCCAGCGTGGCCGACCAGGCGCTGCTGCGCCAAAGCCGGGTATTTGTGACCCTGGAGCCCTGCGCGCACCACGGCAAAACGCCCCCCTGTGCCGACCTGCTCATCGCCAAAGGCGTGCCCGAGGTTATTGTCTGCAACGACGACCCCAACCCCCTGGTGGCCGGTCGGGGCCTCGACAAGCTCCGCGCCGCCGGCGTGCGCGTGAGCACCGGCCTGCTGGCCGAGGCTGGCCGCCAGCTCAATCGGCGCTTCTTTACATTCCAGGAGAAAAAGCGCCCTTACCTGGTACTGAAATGGGCCGAGTCGGCCGATGGCTTTTTGGCGGGACCCCACTTCCAGCAAGTGCAGCTAAGCGGCCCCCAGGCCCAGCTGCTGACGCATAAATGGCGCACCGACGAGGCCGCTATTCTGGTGGGCACCCGTACCGCCCTGCACGACAACCCCCACCTAAGCGCCCGTGAGTGGCCCGGCCCCCAGCCCACGCGCATTGTACTTGATAAAAACCTGGCGCTGCCCCCCACCCACCATGTGCTCGACGGCTCTCAGCCCACCCTCATCTACACGCATCGTACCCGCTCCGGCACGCCTAACCTCGACTACGTAACGCTGCCCTTTGCCGCTGCTGGCGAGGCGCCCTCGCCCGACCTGCTGCCCGCCGTGCTGGCCGACCTGCACGCCCGCGCTATTCAGTCGGTGCTGGTCGAAGGCGGCCCGACCGTGCTTACGGCCCTGCTCAACAGTAACGTGTGGGACGAAATCCGCATCTTCCGCAGCCCGAAACGACTCGAGCGCGGGGTAGCGGCCCCGCGTATGGGCCTGCGCGGCTGGCACAGCCGCGAGAAAGTAGGTCCCGATGACTTGTTTATCTACGTAAATAACTAA
- a CDS encoding DUF58 domain-containing protein, which produces MLSPELLYALRNLPLAARQAAEGFLAGAHASRRQGAGMEFSQYRPYQPGDDLRRLDWRLAARSDKYFLRESEVDTSLVVNLVLDASASMNHRDDNGLTKLDYARLLLAALAYLAQKQGDAVGLTILRPAGLQHFPARADTRQLPRLYHALEQAQATGTFPDTATLAPLTARRQRALTVCVSDLYEADDEINHLLARLRAVSGDVLLLHLVAGNELNFSYKGAITMRDLETGQTIQLNADEQRPAYQQQLRQWLRDTAQRARQQGLDYQQLSTAEPLDAALREFLKRRHLMS; this is translated from the coding sequence ATGCTAAGCCCCGAACTCCTTTATGCCCTGCGCAACCTGCCGCTGGCCGCCCGCCAGGCGGCGGAGGGTTTTTTGGCCGGCGCGCACGCCAGCCGGCGCCAGGGCGCGGGCATGGAGTTCAGCCAGTACCGGCCCTACCAGCCCGGCGACGACCTGCGCCGCCTCGACTGGCGCCTGGCCGCGCGCTCGGATAAGTACTTTTTGCGCGAATCGGAAGTCGATACCAGCCTCGTAGTCAACCTCGTGCTCGACGCCAGTGCCAGCATGAACCACCGCGACGACAACGGCCTCACCAAGCTCGACTACGCCCGGCTGCTGCTGGCGGCCCTGGCCTACCTGGCCCAGAAGCAGGGCGACGCCGTGGGGCTGACCATCCTGCGGCCCGCTGGCTTGCAGCACTTTCCGGCCCGCGCCGACACGCGCCAGCTGCCGCGCCTCTACCACGCCCTGGAGCAAGCCCAGGCCACCGGCACTTTCCCCGACACCGCCACGCTGGCTCCGCTCACGGCCCGGCGCCAGCGTGCGCTTACGGTGTGCGTGAGCGACCTGTACGAAGCCGATGACGAGATAAACCACCTGCTGGCCCGCCTGCGCGCCGTGAGCGGCGACGTGCTGCTGCTGCACCTGGTAGCCGGCAACGAGCTGAATTTTAGCTACAAAGGCGCCATCACGATGCGCGACCTCGAAACCGGCCAGACCATCCAGCTTAATGCCGACGAGCAGCGCCCGGCCTACCAGCAGCAGCTGCGGCAGTGGCTGCGCGACACCGCGCAACGAGCCCGGCAGCAGGGCCTCGACTACCAGCAGCTCAGCACGGCCGAGCCGCTGGACGCAGCGCTGCGCGAGTTTTTGAAACGCCGACACCTGATGAGTTGA
- a CDS encoding OmpP1/FadL family transporter: MKHVFRSLATVLGSFLGLAYSAQAQGSYVDDALLYSRQGPAGTARVLGLGGANVSLGSDFSNLSSNPAGLGFFTKSEVSFTPGVGFGSASSAPIANAANTGNLAALNQTANSFHVASLGVVFANRRPDTDNSSDWRGGSFALGFTRLADFNQALSYKNQTDEQHSFMQYLREPGGYSDYTSAGYQNAVQDIANQFNSGSYTDIDGLAAAGSLTSTNTIKNPADPTHPFYQVVTPVRTGPVTQREQVLSKGSLSQFDLGYGANYRDKLYIGGGIGIVSMNRTRTSTFSESTNGGEDFNFVETLKTTGTGINARLGLIYRVVDAVRLGASVQTPTYIHLTDTYGTTLTSQYSPPNQPNVFSTSIPGYDYSITTPFRANGGVTVLLSKYGFLTGDVEYLNYSASHFNTTDGSTDPYLDNSNAVIASGYRSVVNLRVGAEGRLDIFRVRAGYARYASPYAGTASYNRDQNYFTGGLGIRSKSFFVDVAGVYLAYKDRYSPYTLVSNEVVQPTPAPATPVVRAAPVIASDYSRFTVSVTGGLTF, from the coding sequence ATGAAGCACGTATTTAGGAGCCTGGCTACGGTGCTGGGCAGTTTTCTGGGTCTTGCCTATTCGGCGCAGGCACAAGGCAGCTACGTAGACGACGCGCTTTTATACTCGCGCCAGGGTCCCGCCGGTACTGCCCGGGTGCTGGGGCTGGGAGGGGCCAACGTCTCGCTGGGCAGTGACTTCAGTAACCTGAGCAGCAACCCGGCTGGCCTCGGCTTTTTCACGAAGTCGGAGGTGAGCTTTACGCCCGGCGTGGGCTTTGGCAGCGCTAGCTCGGCTCCCATTGCCAATGCCGCCAACACGGGCAACCTGGCCGCCCTCAACCAGACGGCCAATAGCTTCCACGTAGCCAGCCTGGGCGTAGTGTTTGCCAACCGGCGGCCTGACACTGACAATAGCAGTGACTGGCGCGGTGGCTCATTTGCCCTGGGCTTTACCCGGCTGGCCGATTTTAACCAGGCGTTGAGCTATAAGAATCAGACCGACGAGCAGCACTCGTTTATGCAGTATCTGCGCGAGCCGGGTGGCTATAGCGACTACACGTCGGCGGGCTATCAGAATGCAGTACAGGATATTGCTAACCAGTTTAACAGCGGCAGCTATACGGATATAGACGGCCTGGCGGCCGCCGGCTCCCTGACGAGCACCAACACCATCAAAAACCCAGCCGACCCTACCCATCCCTTTTACCAGGTTGTAACGCCCGTGCGCACTGGCCCCGTAACTCAGCGCGAGCAGGTACTCAGCAAAGGCTCCCTTTCGCAGTTCGACCTCGGCTACGGGGCCAACTACCGCGACAAGCTTTACATTGGCGGGGGCATCGGCATTGTGTCAATGAACCGTACGCGCACCAGCACCTTCAGTGAGAGCACTAACGGGGGAGAAGACTTCAACTTCGTAGAAACACTGAAAACTACCGGCACGGGCATTAATGCGCGCCTGGGTCTTATTTACCGGGTGGTAGATGCCGTGCGCCTCGGAGCCTCGGTACAAACGCCCACGTATATCCACCTCACTGATACGTACGGTACTACGCTTACCTCACAGTACTCGCCGCCAAATCAGCCGAATGTATTTTCTACTTCCATCCCAGGCTACGACTACAGCATTACCACGCCCTTCCGGGCCAACGGCGGGGTTACCGTACTGCTATCGAAATACGGCTTCCTGACCGGCGATGTGGAGTACCTCAACTACAGCGCCTCGCACTTTAATACCACCGATGGCTCGACCGACCCTTACCTGGATAATAGCAACGCAGTCATTGCCAGTGGCTACCGCAGCGTAGTAAACCTGCGCGTAGGGGCCGAAGGCCGCCTCGATATCTTCCGGGTGCGGGCCGGGTACGCCCGCTATGCCAGCCCCTATGCGGGAACGGCCTCGTACAACCGCGACCAGAACTACTTTACCGGCGGCCTGGGCATTCGCAGTAAAAGCTTCTTTGTGGATGTGGCCGGGGTTTACCTGGCCTACAAAGACCGCTACTCACCCTATACGCTGGTTAGCAATGAGGTAGTGCAGCCTACCCCGGCCCCCGCGACACCGGTTGTCCGCGCGGCCCCGGTTATTGCCAGCGACTACAGTCGCTTCACGGTAAGCGTGACGGGCGGCCTTACTTTCTAA
- a CDS encoding alkene reductase: MTEQPLLTAFHSDKLSLKNRVVMAPMTRSRADNSGNVPNDLMVEYYTQRASAGLIVSEGTYVSRDAVGYINVPGIYTPEQVAGWQKVTSAVHAHGGKIFVQLWHVGRISHPDLLDGRLPLSASALNPHSQVYTPTGFKDTVAPRAMTVDQIKQTVADFVQAAKNALAAGFDGMEIHSANGYLFHQFFNGTANHRTDEYGGSIENRARFFFEVLDALKAAGIDLGQVGVRLNPSLNGLFGMTLDAETIPTFDYIVKRLNDYGLAYLHLTEPFTDVSAIPYAEQHIAKRYRPLYSGTLIINAGMTQDKGNKVLADGDADLVAFGTLYISNPDLVERFAQHAPLAPADKDTFYVPGAKGYTDYPALTKAS, from the coding sequence ATGACTGAGCAACCGCTCCTGACGGCATTCCACTCCGATAAGCTGAGCTTGAAAAACCGCGTCGTGATGGCGCCCATGACGCGCAGCCGCGCCGACAACTCCGGCAACGTACCCAACGACCTGATGGTGGAGTATTACACCCAGCGCGCCTCGGCGGGCCTCATCGTATCGGAAGGCACCTACGTGAGCCGCGACGCGGTGGGCTACATCAACGTGCCCGGCATCTATACGCCCGAGCAAGTAGCAGGCTGGCAAAAGGTAACCAGCGCCGTGCACGCGCACGGCGGCAAGATATTCGTGCAGCTCTGGCACGTGGGGCGCATCTCGCACCCCGACCTGCTCGACGGCCGCCTGCCGCTCTCGGCCTCGGCCCTCAACCCTCACAGCCAGGTGTATACGCCCACCGGCTTTAAGGACACGGTGGCGCCCCGGGCCATGACGGTGGACCAAATCAAGCAAACCGTGGCCGACTTCGTGCAGGCCGCTAAAAACGCGCTGGCGGCGGGCTTCGACGGGATGGAGATTCACTCGGCCAACGGCTACCTGTTTCACCAGTTTTTCAACGGCACTGCCAACCACCGCACCGACGAGTACGGCGGCTCGATAGAAAACCGCGCCCGCTTTTTCTTCGAAGTGCTCGATGCGCTGAAGGCGGCCGGTATTGACCTGGGCCAGGTGGGCGTCCGCCTCAACCCCTCGCTCAACGGCCTCTTTGGCATGACGCTCGACGCCGAAACCATCCCGACGTTTGACTATATCGTGAAGCGCCTCAACGACTATGGCCTGGCGTATCTGCACCTCACCGAGCCCTTTACCGATGTGAGCGCTATTCCGTACGCCGAGCAGCACATTGCCAAGCGCTACCGCCCCTTATATAGCGGAACGCTAATAATCAACGCGGGCATGACCCAGGATAAAGGCAACAAGGTGCTGGCCGATGGCGACGCCGACCTCGTAGCCTTCGGCACGCTCTACATCTCGAACCCCGACCTGGTGGAGCGCTTTGCGCAGCACGCGCCCCTCGCCCCGGCCGACAAGGATACCTTCTACGTGCCCGGTGCCAAGGGCTATACCGACTACCCGGCCCTGACAAAGGCTTCGTAA
- a CDS encoding AAA family ATPase — MTEQDVKTLLAKLPTLKAEIGKVIVGQSQVLDEVLVALLAGGHALLEGVPGLAKTLLVRTLAQATDLPFRRIQFTPDLMPTDILGTEVLEEDHGTGHRSFKFNPGPIFASLVLADEINRTPPKTQAALLEAMQEGHVTYAGQEHALPKPFFLLATQNPIEQSGTYPLPEAQLDRFLLYVRIGYPTEQEEMAVLSGTTGTARAEVQPIVGGDDIRQLQQLVRQVSLSPELLSFVNRLVRATRPATSEVKFIQDYGRWGAGPRAGQALILCAKARALLQGRFAATLDDIKALAPPVLRHRVLLNFNAEAENLTPDDAVRELLKAVAV, encoded by the coding sequence ATGACCGAACAAGACGTTAAAACCCTTCTGGCCAAGCTGCCGACCCTGAAGGCCGAAATCGGCAAGGTCATCGTGGGCCAGAGCCAGGTGCTCGACGAGGTGCTGGTGGCCCTGCTGGCCGGCGGCCACGCCCTGCTCGAAGGCGTGCCGGGCCTGGCCAAAACCCTGCTCGTGCGCACGCTGGCCCAGGCCACCGATTTGCCGTTTCGCCGCATTCAGTTCACCCCCGACCTCATGCCGACCGACATCCTTGGCACCGAGGTATTGGAGGAAGACCACGGCACCGGCCACCGTTCGTTTAAGTTCAACCCCGGCCCCATCTTCGCCAGCCTGGTGCTGGCCGACGAGATAAACCGCACGCCGCCCAAAACCCAGGCCGCCCTGCTCGAAGCCATGCAGGAAGGCCACGTAACCTACGCCGGCCAGGAACACGCGCTGCCCAAGCCGTTCTTTTTGCTGGCCACCCAGAACCCGATTGAGCAGAGCGGCACTTACCCGCTGCCCGAGGCCCAGCTCGACCGCTTTTTGCTGTACGTGCGCATCGGCTACCCCACCGAGCAGGAGGAGATGGCCGTGCTCAGCGGCACCACCGGCACGGCCCGCGCCGAGGTGCAGCCTATAGTAGGTGGTGACGATATTCGGCAGCTTCAGCAGCTGGTGCGCCAGGTGAGCCTCAGCCCCGAGCTGCTGAGCTTCGTGAACCGGCTGGTGCGCGCCACCCGCCCGGCCACCTCGGAGGTCAAGTTTATCCAGGACTACGGCCGCTGGGGCGCCGGCCCGCGCGCCGGCCAGGCGCTGATACTCTGCGCTAAGGCGCGGGCGCTGCTGCAAGGCCGCTTCGCCGCCACGCTCGATGACATCAAAGCCCTGGCCCCGCCGGTGCTGCGCCACCGCGTGCTGCTGAATTTCAACGCCGAAGCCGAAAATCTGACGCCCGATGATGCCGTGCGCGAGCTGCTGAAAGCCGTAGCGGTATAG